The following are from one region of the Synechococcus sp. CBW1108 genome:
- a CDS encoding DUF1997 domain-containing protein: MLSTASLDQDPTASGGSQLRYSDDPQVRRYASAFADVMEMRGSARLVSDYLDDHGSWFRRCAAPMTVEAIGTHGYTLTLGTFGNFGFEVEPTIGLQLLPQDQGLYRILTVPNLGGDPNLEGLYDVDFNASLRVEETGPLTLVRWQLDLSVWIRLPGVITLLPEGLVQSSGDHLLRQIVRQVSRKLTWKVQEDFHSSQGLECPPRRQSQF; this comes from the coding sequence CTGCTGTCGACCGCATCGCTGGACCAGGACCCCACCGCATCCGGTGGCTCGCAGCTGCGCTACAGCGATGATCCCCAGGTGCGCCGCTATGCCAGCGCCTTTGCCGATGTGATGGAAATGCGCGGCAGCGCAAGACTTGTCTCCGACTACCTCGATGACCATGGGAGCTGGTTTCGTCGCTGCGCCGCGCCGATGACCGTTGAGGCCATTGGCACTCATGGTTACACCCTGACCCTCGGCACCTTTGGCAACTTCGGCTTCGAGGTGGAGCCCACGATCGGTCTCCAGCTTCTCCCCCAAGACCAGGGGCTCTACCGCATCCTCACGGTGCCCAACCTGGGCGGTGACCCCAATCTGGAGGGTCTCTACGACGTTGACTTCAACGCCTCTCTGCGGGTCGAAGAGACCGGCCCCCTCACCCTGGTGCGCTGGCAACTGGACCTGAGTGTCTGGATCCGCCTGCCAGGGGTGATCACCCTGCTGCCCGAAGGCCTGGTGCAGTCGAGCGGCGACCACCTGCTCAGGCAAATCGTGCGCCAGGTGTCCCGCAAGCTCACCTGGAAGGTGCAGGAAGACTTCCACTCGAGCCAGGGGCTCGAGTGTCCCCCTAGGCGCCAGTCCCAGTTCTAA
- a CDS encoding 4-hydroxy-3-methylbut-2-enyl diphosphate reductase produces the protein MDTRAFKRSLHHSERYNRRGFGLGDEVAGNLEQAYQSDLIAKLRETGHTLQQGRLTVRLAEAFGFCWGVERAVAMAYETRRHFPTERLWITNEIIHNPSVNDHLRQMDVKFIQVDQGVKDFSEVAGGDVVILPAFGATVQEMQLLNERGCHIVDTTCPWVSKVWNTVEKHKKHSFTSIIHGKVKHEETLATSSFAGTYLVVLDLAEAQLVCDYILGNGDRTAFMARFAKACSPGFDPDRDLLRLGVANQTTMLKSETEEIGRMFERTLLQRFGPIELNEHFLAFNTICDATQERQDAIFTLVDEPLDLMVVIGGYNSSNTTHLQEIAVSRGIRSFHIDTPERIGPGNRIEHMPLGGALELEEPFLPEGPIRVGITSGASTPDRVVEDVIKRLIDLCQT, from the coding sequence GTGGATACCCGTGCCTTCAAGCGCTCGCTGCACCACTCGGAGCGATACAACCGCCGCGGTTTTGGCCTGGGGGATGAGGTGGCAGGCAACCTCGAGCAGGCCTACCAAAGTGATCTGATTGCCAAGCTGCGTGAGACTGGCCACACCCTTCAGCAGGGCAGGCTCACCGTGCGCCTGGCCGAAGCCTTCGGCTTTTGCTGGGGCGTTGAGCGCGCCGTGGCCATGGCCTACGAAACGCGCCGCCACTTCCCCACCGAGCGGCTCTGGATCACCAACGAAATCATCCACAACCCCTCGGTGAACGACCACCTGCGCCAAATGGATGTGAAATTCATCCAGGTGGATCAGGGCGTTAAGGACTTCTCCGAGGTGGCAGGCGGCGATGTGGTGATCCTGCCGGCCTTCGGCGCCACCGTGCAGGAGATGCAGCTGCTCAACGAACGGGGCTGCCACATCGTTGACACCACCTGCCCCTGGGTTTCCAAGGTGTGGAACACGGTGGAGAAACACAAGAAGCACTCCTTCACCTCGATCATTCACGGCAAGGTGAAGCACGAGGAGACCCTGGCCACCAGCTCCTTCGCCGGCACCTACCTGGTGGTGCTCGACCTCGCCGAGGCCCAGCTGGTGTGCGACTACATCCTGGGCAATGGCGACCGGACGGCCTTCATGGCCCGCTTCGCCAAGGCCTGTTCGCCGGGCTTCGATCCCGATCGAGATCTGCTCCGGCTTGGCGTGGCCAACCAGACCACCATGCTCAAAAGCGAAACCGAGGAAATCGGCCGGATGTTCGAGCGCACGCTATTGCAGCGCTTCGGGCCCATCGAGCTGAATGAGCACTTCCTGGCGTTCAACACAATCTGCGACGCCACCCAGGAACGCCAGGACGCCATCTTCACCCTGGTGGATGAACCCCTCGATCTGATGGTGGTGATCGGCGGCTACAACTCCTCCAACACCACCCACCTGCAGGAAATCGCCGTCAGCCGCGGCATCCGCTCCTTCCACATCGACACCCCCGAGCGCATCGGCCCGGGCAATCGCATTGAGCACATGCCCCTCGGCGGCGCGCTGGAGCTGGAGGAGCCCTTCCTACCGGAGGGTCCGATCCGAGTGGGGATCACCTCTGGAGCCTCCACCCCAGACCGGGTGGTCGAAGACGTGATCAAGCGGCTGATCGATCTCTGCCAGACCTGA
- the sfsA gene encoding DNA/RNA nuclease SfsA — MATPVLSLGPLVEGTLVRRYKRFLADVELDDGALVTAHCPNTGPMTGVLHPGGRVRLRHAPSPSRKLAWTWEQAEVQGAEGAPIWVGINTALPNHLVRATIEAGCLEPWLGPIGAIRAEVPYGLDRRSRIDLLLTPAAGAADPRPIYLEVKNTTWTAGELALFPDTVTERGQKHLVELMTLLPEARAVLVPCLSRSDVSRFAPGDAADPRYGELFRQALAAGVEVLACRYSFSATEVSWQGLARVEQRGPAEGP; from the coding sequence ATGGCCACCCCCGTGCTCAGCCTTGGTCCGCTGGTGGAAGGCACCCTGGTGCGGCGCTACAAGCGCTTCCTGGCCGATGTGGAATTGGATGACGGCGCGCTGGTGACAGCCCACTGTCCCAACACCGGACCGATGACCGGCGTGCTGCACCCCGGCGGGCGGGTGCGACTGCGCCATGCCCCCTCCCCCAGCCGCAAGCTGGCCTGGACCTGGGAGCAGGCCGAAGTGCAGGGCGCCGAGGGAGCCCCCATCTGGGTGGGCATCAACACGGCCCTGCCCAACCACCTGGTGAGGGCCACGATTGAGGCTGGCTGCCTGGAACCCTGGCTCGGCCCCATCGGCGCCATCCGGGCCGAGGTGCCCTACGGCCTGGACCGGCGCAGCCGCATCGACCTGCTGCTGACCCCGGCGGCAGGGGCCGCCGATCCCAGACCGATTTACCTCGAGGTCAAGAACACCACCTGGACCGCCGGCGAGCTGGCCCTCTTTCCTGACACGGTGACCGAGCGGGGCCAGAAACACCTGGTGGAACTGATGACCCTGTTGCCGGAAGCCCGCGCCGTATTGGTGCCCTGCCTGAGCCGCTCTGATGTGAGCCGCTTCGCACCGGGCGATGCGGCCGACCCGCGCTATGGCGAGCTGTTCCGCCAGGCTCTGGCGGCAGGCGTGGAGGTGCTTGCCTGCCGCTACAGCTTCTCGGCCACCGAGGTGAGCTGGCAGGGACTGGCCAGGGTGGAGCAACGGGGGCCCGCCGAAGGCCCATAG
- the murJ gene encoding murein biosynthesis integral membrane protein MurJ: protein MAQSLRRIALVVAVATALSKVAGLVRQQVIAAAFGVGAAYDAYNYAYVLPGFLLILLGGINGPFHSAMVSVLARRPRAEGAHVLAAMNTLVGAGLIGVTVLLLVFADPLISLVGPGLDATRHDIAVLQLRWMAPMALFAGLIGLGFGALNAADEFWLPSVSPLLSSVAVIAGIAVLWWQLGPAITLPTTAVLGGVVLAGSTTLGAVLQWLIQLPALARQGLNRFQLVWDWQDPGVREVLQVMGPATLSSGMLQINVFVSLFFASGIPAAAAGLGYANLLVQTPLGLLSNALLVPLLPVYARLTAPQDRPELIGRIRQGLMLSNASMLPLGALMVGLALPIVALIYERGAFDAGAAALVGTLLMAYGIGMPAYLARDVLVRVFYALGDGVTPFRWSLAGIGLNAIFCWAFVGGPVPTGVQLLPNLYCGAAGLVLATVAVNLITCVGLLLALQGRLGGLPLRLWLRDTLLLFGAAVLAGLAAWGIALGVAWPTGLWGRLLECGFAGGVGVLVYGLVASLAGVPEVTAGIAQLRGRLPRFSARR from the coding sequence ATGGCACAGTCCCTCAGGCGCATTGCCCTGGTCGTGGCGGTTGCCACGGCCCTCAGCAAGGTGGCCGGGCTGGTGCGCCAGCAGGTCATTGCCGCCGCCTTCGGTGTGGGTGCGGCCTACGACGCCTACAACTACGCCTATGTGCTGCCGGGCTTTCTGCTGATCCTGCTGGGGGGCATCAACGGCCCTTTCCACAGCGCCATGGTGAGTGTTCTGGCCCGGCGGCCCCGCGCCGAGGGCGCCCACGTGCTGGCGGCGATGAACACCCTGGTGGGGGCGGGCCTGATCGGGGTCACGGTGCTGCTGCTGGTGTTCGCAGATCCCCTGATCAGCCTGGTGGGGCCTGGCCTCGATGCCACCCGCCACGACATCGCCGTGCTGCAGCTGCGCTGGATGGCGCCGATGGCCCTGTTCGCCGGCCTGATCGGCCTGGGCTTTGGTGCCCTCAATGCCGCCGATGAGTTTTGGTTGCCTTCGGTGAGCCCGTTGCTCTCGAGCGTGGCCGTGATCGCCGGTATCGCCGTGCTCTGGTGGCAGCTCGGCCCAGCGATCACCCTGCCCACCACGGCGGTGCTCGGTGGGGTGGTGCTGGCCGGCTCCACCACCCTCGGCGCGGTGTTGCAGTGGCTGATCCAGCTGCCGGCCCTGGCCCGTCAGGGGCTGAATCGCTTCCAGCTGGTATGGGATTGGCAGGACCCGGGCGTGCGCGAGGTGCTCCAGGTGATGGGGCCCGCCACCCTCTCCTCGGGGATGCTGCAGATCAATGTGTTTGTCTCCCTCTTCTTCGCTTCGGGCATTCCGGCGGCGGCGGCGGGACTGGGCTACGCCAACCTGCTGGTGCAGACGCCCCTGGGGCTGCTCTCCAATGCCCTACTGGTGCCGCTCTTGCCGGTCTACGCCCGGCTCACTGCTCCGCAAGATCGGCCTGAGCTGATTGGCCGCATTCGTCAGGGGCTGATGCTCTCCAACGCCAGCATGTTGCCGCTCGGGGCCCTGATGGTGGGCCTAGCCCTGCCGATTGTGGCGCTGATCTACGAGCGGGGGGCCTTCGATGCCGGCGCAGCTGCGCTGGTCGGCACCCTGTTGATGGCCTACGGCATCGGCATGCCGGCCTACCTGGCTCGTGACGTGCTGGTGCGCGTCTTCTATGCCCTGGGTGACGGGGTCACCCCCTTTCGTTGGTCGCTGGCTGGGATCGGTCTGAATGCGATTTTCTGTTGGGCCTTTGTCGGTGGGCCCGTGCCCACGGGGGTGCAGCTGCTGCCGAACCTCTACTGCGGAGCTGCTGGCCTGGTGCTGGCCACGGTGGCGGTCAACCTGATCACCTGTGTGGGCTTGCTGCTGGCCCTGCAGGGCCGGCTGGGGGGCCTGCCGCTGCGCCTCTGGCTGCGGGACACCCTGCTGCTGTTTGGAGCTGCCGTGCTGGCCGGCTTGGCGGCCTGGGGAATCGCCTTGGGCGTGGCGTGGCCCACGGGGCTTTGGGGGCGCTTGCTGGAGTGCGGCTTTGCCGGTGGCGTGGGGGTGCTGGTGTACGGCCTGGTGGCCAGCCTGGCTGGGGTTCCGGAAGTGACCGCAGGCATCGCCCAGCTGCGGGGGCGGTTGCCCCGCTTCAGCGCCAGGCGCTAA
- a CDS encoding cytochrome-c oxidase — MLVIEVTNARDVVRKRMGRLGGRLIGKVVDAEAQVEKALIQELETAFKEFGIEARIFSVDGPQMVGRSHLEIPVQVRDVRDVNLSD, encoded by the coding sequence GTGCTGGTCATTGAGGTCACCAACGCCCGCGACGTGGTGCGCAAACGCATGGGTCGCCTTGGCGGACGCCTGATCGGCAAGGTGGTGGATGCGGAGGCCCAGGTGGAAAAGGCCCTGATCCAGGAGCTGGAAACCGCCTTCAAGGAATTTGGGATCGAGGCCCGGATCTTCTCGGTGGACGGCCCCCAGATGGTGGGTCGCTCACACCTGGAGATCCCCGTGCAGGTGAGGGATGTGCGCGATGTGAATCTGAGCGATTAG
- a CDS encoding DUF3181 family protein: MTLTASDLKELELALADRLYVQVAGWHLYLGDAGLAQTLAIECAGRIDQGAQVCARQALEAVQVPIGGGATRMPLARLMPAGQLRDLEEVLEPFCR, from the coding sequence ATGACCCTCACCGCCTCAGACCTCAAGGAGCTCGAACTGGCCCTGGCCGATCGCCTCTACGTGCAGGTGGCCGGCTGGCACCTCTACCTGGGAGATGCCGGCCTGGCCCAGACCCTGGCCATCGAATGCGCCGGCCGGATTGACCAGGGAGCCCAGGTGTGTGCCCGTCAGGCGCTTGAGGCCGTTCAGGTGCCCATCGGTGGTGGCGCCACCCGCATGCCCCTTGCCCGACTCATGCCAGCCGGTCAGTTGCGCGATCTCGAAGAGGTGCTGGAACCCTTTTGCCGATAA
- the glyA gene encoding serine hydroxymethyltransferase — translation MAHSGGAALNQSLAAGDPAIAALIGKELNRQQTHLELIASENFTSRAVMEAQGSVLTNKYAEGLPAKRYYGGCEHVDAIEELAIGRAKELFGAAWANVQPHSGAQANFAVFLALLQPGDTILGMDLSHGGHLTHGSPVNVSGKWFKAVHYGVDEATQQLNFDTIRQLALEHRPKLIVCGYSAYPRTIDFAAFRAIADEVGAYLLADMAHIAGLVAAGLHPNPVPLCDVVTTTTHKTLRGPRGGLILCRDAEFARQFDKAVFPGSQGGPLEHVIAAKAVAFGEALLPSFKAYSQQVIANAQALAKRLQERGIAVVSGSTDNHIVLVDLRSIGMTGKVADLLVSDVHITANKNTVPFDPQSPFVTSGLRLGTAACTTRGFDQEAFAEVADVIADRLLNPEDAAIEQRCRKRVAALCERFPLYAEESGADPVDGQRQLQHARSL, via the coding sequence ATGGCCCACTCCGGCGGTGCTGCCCTCAACCAGTCTCTCGCTGCCGGGGACCCCGCCATCGCGGCATTGATCGGCAAGGAGCTGAATCGTCAGCAAACTCACCTGGAGCTGATCGCCTCGGAAAACTTCACCTCCCGGGCCGTAATGGAGGCCCAGGGTTCGGTGTTGACCAACAAATATGCCGAGGGGCTGCCGGCCAAGCGCTACTACGGCGGCTGCGAGCACGTCGACGCCATCGAGGAGCTGGCGATCGGGCGGGCCAAGGAGCTGTTTGGTGCCGCCTGGGCCAACGTGCAGCCCCACAGCGGCGCCCAGGCCAACTTCGCCGTTTTCCTGGCCCTGCTTCAGCCCGGAGACACGATCCTGGGCATGGATCTGAGCCACGGCGGCCACCTCACCCACGGCTCGCCTGTGAACGTGAGCGGCAAGTGGTTCAAGGCCGTGCACTACGGCGTCGATGAGGCGACCCAGCAGCTCAATTTCGACACGATCCGCCAGCTGGCCCTGGAGCACAGGCCCAAGCTGATTGTCTGCGGCTATTCCGCCTACCCCCGCACGATTGATTTCGCGGCCTTCCGCGCCATCGCCGATGAGGTGGGCGCCTACTTGCTGGCCGACATGGCCCACATCGCCGGGCTGGTGGCCGCTGGCTTGCACCCCAACCCGGTGCCCCTTTGCGATGTGGTGACCACCACCACCCACAAGACCCTGCGCGGCCCCCGCGGTGGCCTGATCCTCTGCCGCGACGCCGAGTTCGCCAGGCAGTTCGACAAGGCCGTCTTCCCCGGCAGCCAGGGAGGCCCGCTCGAGCACGTGATCGCCGCCAAGGCGGTGGCCTTCGGTGAAGCCCTGCTGCCCTCCTTCAAGGCCTACAGCCAGCAGGTGATCGCCAATGCCCAGGCCCTGGCCAAGCGCCTTCAGGAGCGCGGCATCGCCGTGGTCAGCGGTAGCACCGACAACCACATCGTGCTGGTGGATCTGCGCTCGATCGGCATGACCGGCAAGGTGGCTGACCTGCTGGTGAGTGACGTCCACATCACCGCCAACAAGAACACGGTGCCCTTCGATCCCCAGTCGCCCTTTGTCACCAGCGGTCTGCGCCTGGGCACTGCCGCCTGCACCACCCGCGGCTTCGATCAGGAGGCTTTCGCCGAGGTGGCCGATGTGATCGCCGACCGCCTGCTCAACCCCGAGGATGCCGCCATCGAGCAGCGCTGCCGCAAGCGGGTGGCGGCCCTCTGTGAGCGCTTTCCGCTCTACGCCGAGGAGTCCGGCGCTGATCCTGTCGATGGGCAGCGTCAGCTGCAGCACGCCCGATCCCTGTAG
- a CDS encoding glycosyltransferase family 4 protein — MTLTESPNLAALITFAVAALLTALVVPVVRRVGLRWGLVDVPDSRKQHSTPMVRLGGVGIVISFSLALALVWLLGGFANLPMEKDQLIWTTLAGALCFFLIGLADDLFALPPLPRLAGQLVIAMVTWNEGVRIGSIELPMAWLGGADLLLQLPDWLSLVATLIWLVGITNAINWLDGLDGLAAGVSGIAAVGLLSVSFSLHQPAAGLLAAALAGSCLGFLRHNFNPARIFMGDGGSYFLGFALAAISIVGPAKGLTSVSLLLPLLILSLPLADMSAVIMGRLSEGHSPFYPDRRHLHHRLLRSGLSHRRTVLLIYAFTQWLGSLALVLVNAELRFLWLALATALLIWVLVSTRRALQQPPSNQELG, encoded by the coding sequence GTGACCCTCACTGAAAGTCCCAACCTGGCGGCCCTGATCACGTTCGCTGTGGCGGCCCTGCTGACAGCTCTGGTGGTGCCTGTGGTGCGTCGAGTTGGGTTGCGCTGGGGTCTGGTGGATGTCCCCGATTCCCGCAAGCAGCACTCCACTCCCATGGTGCGCCTGGGAGGGGTGGGCATTGTCATCTCCTTCAGCCTTGCCCTGGCGCTGGTTTGGCTGCTGGGTGGATTTGCCAACCTGCCCATGGAAAAGGACCAGTTGATCTGGACCACCCTGGCCGGGGCGCTGTGCTTTTTTCTGATCGGCCTGGCCGACGACCTCTTTGCCCTGCCACCCTTGCCCCGCCTGGCTGGCCAGCTGGTGATCGCCATGGTGACCTGGAACGAGGGGGTGAGGATCGGCAGCATTGAGCTGCCCATGGCCTGGCTGGGGGGAGCGGATCTGCTGTTGCAGCTGCCCGATTGGCTGAGTTTGGTCGCCACCTTGATTTGGTTGGTAGGGATCACCAATGCCATCAACTGGCTTGATGGGCTCGATGGGCTCGCCGCTGGGGTGAGCGGCATTGCCGCCGTCGGTCTGTTGTCGGTGAGCTTCAGCCTGCACCAACCGGCGGCTGGCCTGCTGGCGGCGGCTCTGGCCGGCAGTTGCCTGGGCTTTCTGCGCCACAACTTCAATCCGGCCCGCATTTTCATGGGGGATGGGGGTTCCTATTTCCTCGGATTCGCCCTGGCGGCCATCAGCATCGTCGGCCCGGCCAAGGGCCTCACCAGCGTCAGCCTGCTGTTGCCGTTGCTGATCCTGTCGCTGCCGCTGGCCGACATGTCTGCCGTGATCATGGGCCGCCTCAGTGAGGGCCACTCGCCCTTCTACCCCGACCGGCGCCACTTACATCACCGCCTGCTGCGCAGCGGCCTCAGCCATCGCCGCACGGTGCTGCTGATCTATGCCTTCACCCAGTGGCTGGGTTCCCTGGCCCTGGTGCTGGTCAATGCTGAACTGCGCTTTCTCTGGCTGGCGCTCGCCACCGCGTTGCTGATCTGGGTG